The sequence below is a genomic window from Clostridium putrefaciens.
AATACTAAGCCCACCTTTTTTCTTACATCACTTAATTTTACTCCTCTTTTAAGTATATCTTGCCCATCAATTATTATTTTTCCACTGGTGGGTTTTAATAAGCCATTTAAGTGCTGTATAAGTGTTGATTTTCCTGATCCTGTATGTCCAATAAGAGCAACAAATTCACCGTCATTTATTTCTATACTTATATCGTCTAATGCCTTCTTTTCAAAAGGTGTATTTTTCATATAAACATGAGTTAAATTTTCTATTTTAATTGACATAATTTATTCACCATCTCATCTATAGTTAATATTTCCGTATTAATATCAATTCCACTCTTTTTTAATTCATAAGCAAGTTCGGTAACCTGTGGAACATCTAATCCTATTTTCTTCATTAACTCCACATTTTTAAAAACTTCTCTTGGTGTGCCTTTTATTATTATCTTTCCTTCATCCATAACAGCTATACGATCTGCTTCTACTGCCTCTTCCATGTAATGAGTAATAAGTACTATAGTTATTCCAAAATCTTTATTAAGTTTCTTTATAGTGTTGATTACCTCTTTTCTCCCTGACGGGTCCAGCATAGCTGTAGGTTCATCAAATACTATGCACTTAGGTCTCATAGCTAATATACCTGCTATAGCTACTCTTTGCTTTTGCCCACCGGATAATAGGTGTGGTGCATGTTTCCTGTAATCATACATCCCTACTGTCTTTAAACTTTCTTCTACCCTTTTTACTATTTCACTAGGCTCTACTCCAAGATTTTCTGGGCCAAAGGCCACATCTTCTTCTACAATTGTTGCAACTATTTGATTATCAGGATTTTGAAAAACCATGCCTGCTTTACTTCTAATATTCCATGTGTTATTTTCATCAGATGTGTCCATATTATCAACATAAACCTTGCCTTCTGATGGGATTAATAATGCATTTAAATGCTTTGCAAGAGTTGACTTTCCAGAACCATTATGTCCTAATACTACCAAGAACTCTCCCTTTTCAACTTCTAGGTTAACACCATTCACAGCATACTTTTCTGAATTATCTTCTGAATTTATATATTTATATGTAAGGTTTTCGCATCTAATCATAGTATTTTCCATTTAGTAATCCTCCAAAATAAAAATATGCATATAAGTAATGAAAAGTAGACTTTATAAATATATTTTCCATTACTTACACATCAATAATGTTCATGTATTATAAAATAAAATAAAATATTAAAAGGTAAAAATAAATAGATATATTAAAATGGGGACTAAGCTAATGCCACTTAATCCCCTTAATTGTTATACTAATTCTAATATAACTACTTCTGCTCCGTCTCCTCTACGTGGACCTACTTTATAAATTCTAGTATATCCACCATTTCTTTCACTGTACTTAGGAGCTATATTATCAAATAAATTTCTTACTACTTCTTCTTCAGTTACGAAAGCAAGTACTTGCCTTCTTGCATGAAGATCACCTCTTTTTCCAAGAGTGATCATTTTTTCAGCTAATCGCTTTGTTTCTTTTGCTCTTGCTTCTGTAGTTTCTATCTTACCATACTTTAAGAAACTAGTAACAAGACCTCTTAACATTGCTCTTCTTTGGTCGGTTGGACGACCTAATTTACGGTACACTGCCATAGCTTTACCTCCTTACTCGTCGTTTAATCTTAATCCCAAGCCTAAGTCTTTAAGTTTTCGTTCTACTTCTTCTAGGGACTTTCTTCCTAGGTTTCTAACCTTCATCATATCTTCAATAGATCTTTGGGCAAGTTCTTGAACTGTGTTTATTCCAGCTCTTTTTAAACAGTTATAACTTCTAACTGATAAATCAAGTTCCTCAATAGTCATTTCAAGAACCTTTTCCTTTTTATCTTCTTCTTTTTCAATCATAATCTCTACATCATTTGCATGATCAGTAAGAGTCATGAATAACTTAAAGTGTTCTATTAGAATTTTAGCTGATAAGCTTAAAGCTTCTTCGATTTTTATGGTTCCATTTGTCCAGATCTCTAAGGTTAGTTTATCATAATCTGTGATTTGACCAACCCTTGTGTTATCAACGGTAAAATTAACTCTTTTAACTGGGGTATATATGGAGTCTATAGGTATAGATGATATAGGAAGTTCTTCGATTTTGTTTTTATTTTGTGAAACATAACCTCTTCCTCTTCCAACTATAATCTCCATGTATAATCTTGCGTTATCATCCAGGGTTGCTATATGTAGATCTTTATTAACAACCTCTATATCGCTATCAGTTTTTATATCTCCAGCTGTTATTTCGCAAGGTCCCTTTGCATCTATATATATAGTCTTAGGGCCCTCACCTGTCATTTTAAGAGCAAGAGATTTAATGTTTAATATTAATTCTGTTACGTCTTCCTTAACACCTGGAACTGTTGAGAATTCATGAAGTACACCATCTATCTTTACATATCTAGCTGCAACACCAGGTAGTGAAGATATTAATATTCTTCTTAAAGCATTCCCAAGAGTTATACCGTATCCTCTCTCTAGAGGTTCTACAACAAACTTACCATAACTTTCATCTTCGCTAATTTCTATACACTCAATTTTAGGCTTCTCGATTTCTAACATTGGCAAACCCTCCTTGTTTTTTAAATGGCAACCTTATATGAGGGCAACTGATTCTATACCTACTAAATTGATTTTTCTATATTTAGCAGATTAATAGATTATTAGACTATTACTTACTATATAACTCAACTATTAATGTCTCGTTTATAGGAGCGTCTATATCTTGTCTTGATGGTTCAGCAATAACTGTTCCTTCAAAATTTTCTGGATTTGCTGTTAACCAACTTGGTAAAGTCTTTGGATTTTCAGCAAATATCTTGAATTTTTCAGTAGCCTTGCTTTTATCACAGATAGATACAACATCATTTATTGAAACTTGGTAAGATGGAATATCTACCTTACTTCCGTTTACTAAGAAATGTCCATGAGTAACTAATTGTCTAGCTTCTGTTCTTGAAGCCCCGTATCCAAACTTATAAGCTACATTGTCTAATCTCATCTCTAGTAATCTTAATAGATTTTCACCTGTTATTCCTCTTTGCTTATCTGCTTTTTCATAATATGTTCTAAATTGCTTTTCTAACACACCATATATTCTCTTAGCTTTTTGCTTTTCTCTTAATTGTAATCCGTAGTTGGATACTTTCTTTCTACTTTGTCCGTGTTGTCCTGGAGCATATGCTCTTCTCGCAAACGCACATTTATCTGTATAGCACCTATCTCCTTTAAGAAATAGTTTCATACCTTCTCTTCTGCATAATCTGCAGGTAGCTTCAGTATATCTTGCCATTAATTACACCTCCTGTTACTTATACTAAACTCTTCTTCTCTTTGGTGGTCTACAACCATTATGTGGTATTGGAGTAACATCTTTAATTAATGTAACTTCAATTCCAGCTGCTTGTAATGATCTTATAGCTGCTTCTCTTCCTGATCCTGGTCCTTTAACATAAACTTCAACACTCTTTAAGCCATGCTCCATTGCAACTTTTGCAGCTGTTTCTGCTGCCATTTGTGCTGCATATGGTGTGCTCTTTCTTGATCCTCTGAATCCTAAAGCACCTGCACTAGACCATGATAAAGCATTTCCAGCTGTATCAGTTAAAGTAACTATTGAATTATTGAACGTTGACTTTATGTGTGCTGCTCCATGTTCAATATTCTTTTTTTCTTTTCTTCTTCTTGTTTTCTTAACCTTTTGTGCTGCCATTACTCTACCTCCTTACTATTTCTTTCTGTTAGCTATAGTTCTCTTTGGACCTTTTCTTGTTCTAGCATTAGTTTTTGTTTTTTGTCCTCTTACTGGAAGACCTTTTCTATGTCTTATTCCTCTATAGCATCCAATTTCAACTAATCTTTTTATGTTAAGGGCAACTTCTCTTCTAAGATCTCCCTCAACCTTTAAGTTCTTATTTACATAATCTCTTATAACATTAACTTCTTCTTCACTAAGATCTCTCACCCTAGTATCACCATTAATGCCAGTTTCTTTTAACAGTTTTTTAGCGATGGAATTTCCTATTCCATATATATAAGTCAGACCTATTTCTATTCTTTTCTCTTTTGGTAGGTCAACACCTGATATTCTTGCCATTAAAATTTACACCTCCTGGTATTTAAACTTGCTTTTATATATTTAAAATCCTAGGTCAATAGAGTATATCGTTCCCTCTATTGTCAGCCTTACCTAAAACTTAATAGCAGATTGTCTTTTTTATTAATTACTATTTATGAAATTAGCCTTGCTTTTGCTTGTGCTTCGGATTTTCACAGATTACCATTACTCTTCCTTTTCTTTTTATGATCTTACACTTTTCACAAATAGGCTTAACTGACGGTCTTACTTTCATAGCTAATCCTCCTTATTACTTTGCTCTCCAGGTAATTCTTCCACGAGTTAAATCGTAAGGTGAAAGTTCTAATGTTACTTTATCACCTGGCAAAATTCGTATGAAATTCATTCTTAATTTCCCTGATATATGAGCAAGTATTACATGCCCACTTTCTAATTCTACCTGAAACATGGCGTTTGGTAAAGCATCAATTACTGTACCCTGCATTTCTATTATATCATCTTTTGACATAAGGTAATCAAACCTCCTTAACAATGGCTTTTAATATTAAAAAGCTTTTAATCTTAATATCTATATCTCGCTCATCACTTAACAAACTATCTTTAATCTCATTTGCAACCTCACAAGTTAAATTAAGATGCTTAAGCCTTTTTCTTTTAGGTTTATTTATAGTTTTCTTCTTTCCGTCAGCAACTAATACATAATTATCATCTATTTTCCCAATAATTATATATCCTTTATCTTTATCCCTGCCAGCTTTAGAATATGCAATTTTACCAATTAAGTCATTGTCTTGCAAAACATTCACCTCTATGATTACCTTAGCAATAAATCTACATTGAGATATAAGATTCAATGTGAATTTATAACTAAGCAGTTGTAACCTTATTTTGTTAGCGTAAGTATCTCTGGACCTTCATTTAATATAGCTACTGTATTTTCATAGTGTGCGGACAAGCTTCCATCTACAGTAACAACAGTCCATCCATTTGGTTTCGTAATTACTTTGAAACCGCCTATGTTTACCATAGGCTCAATAGCCAAAACCATCCCACTAACTAATTTGGGCCCTTTCCCAGGTTTTCCATAGTTCGGAACTTGGGGATCTTCATGCAGATCCCTTCCTATTCCGTGACCTACATAGTCTCTTACCACTGAAAACTTATTAGTTTCAATGTGCTGTTGAACAGCATAAGATATATCTGTAAGCCTATTTCCAACTACGGCCTTTTCTACACCTTTGAAAAAACTTTCTTTTGTAACCTCTATAAGTTTCATAATTTCACTAGAAACTTTTCCAACAGGGATGGTTCTAGCTGCATCTCCCTGATATCCATTTAAAATGGCTCCACAGTCAATACTTATGATATCACCTTCATTTAAAACCCTGTTGGTTGGTATACCATGAACTACTTCTTCATTAATAGAGGTACATATGGAAGCTGGAAATCCACCATATCCCTTAAAAGAAGGTTTTGCACCTTGCTTAGTTATAAATTCTTCCGCAATTTCATCTATCTTTGCAGTAGTAATTCCTGGTCTTACTATCTCTTCTAATTTTAAAAGAGTATCTCCCACCACTTTTCCTGCCTGCCTCATGTATTCAATTTCTTCGTGGGTTTTAATAATTATCATTTTTGTTGCTCCCTAGAATGTTACATATTTCCTCGAAAACTACATTAATAGCTTTAGTACCATCTACAATAGTTAGTAAACCTTCACTCTTATAGTAATTTATCAAAGGCTCTGTTTGCTTATCATAAACATCTAATCTTTCACTTACAGTACTTTCAACATCATCTTTTCTTTGAATTATATCAGTACCACAAATGTCACATCTTCCATCAATTGTTGGTGGATTGAATTTTATATGATAGCTAGCACCGCAAGCCGGGCAAACCCTTCTGCCTGTCATTCTTTCTAATATAAAGCCCCTTGGGACATCTATCAAAAGAGCTGTATTAAGCTTTTCGCCTCTAGAATTCAAAAAACATTCTAGAGCTTCTGCTTGCATAGCTGTTCTAGGAAAACCATCTAATAAGTACCCTTTATCACAATCTTCTTTTTTTAATCGATCCTTAACTATATCTATAGTTAAATCATCTGGAACCAAATGACCTTTATCAATATGTTTTTTAGCTTCAATGCCTAAAGGGGTGTTTTCTGCAATATTCTTTCTAAATATATCCCCTGTGGATATATGTGGTATAGAATATCTGTTGCTTATTGATTTTGCTTGTGTGCCCTTGCCGGCACCCGGTGGACCTAATAATACTATTTTCACTGGCATCATCTCCATCATCCCTATTTAAGAAATCCTTGATAATGACGCATTACTAATTGAGATTCCATTTGCCTTAATGTATCTAAGGATACTCCTACCATTATAAGTAACATAGTACCTCCAAATGAAATTTCTTTAAAAGAAGTGTAATTTTCAAGTATTATAGGGAATAAAGCAATTACCGCTGCAAAGATACCGCCTATAATAGAAATTCTATCTAGGATCCTTTCTAAGTATCTTGCTGTTGCATTTCCTGGTCTTACACCTGGTATAAATCCAGCTGATTTACTCATATTCTCTGCCATCTCTTCAGGTTTCATAGTAACCTGTGTATAGAACCAGGTAAAGAATATTGTTAATACAGCATAAAAGATTATATACATTATAGAGTTATTTTTAAATGGGCTGAAACGTCCATTTACTATCACTTTATTAAACCAAGATAAAGGCCAAAATTGTCCTATTGTAAAAGGAAATTGCATAACAGACATAGCAAATATTATAGCTATTACAGCTGAACTGGTGATGCTTATTGGAATATGTGAAGATTGACCTTTAAACACCTTATTCCCAACTGACTTTCCTGCATATTGAACAGGTATTCTTCTTTCTGCAAGTGACATACCTATTACAGCTAACAATAAAGCTAATGCTACTATTACAAATACTGCAATTTCTACAGGTCCGATATACTGTCCTTTTTTAAGAGATGATATCTTAAAAATAGTATTTGGAAATCTAGATATTATATTTACAAATATAATAAGTGAAACTCCATTACCAAGGCCCTTAACAGTAATCATATCTCCAAGCCACATCAAAAATGTTGATGCTGCTAATAAAGTCAATATTATCATGATTACATTCATCATAGAAGTATCCTTTATTGCATTTTGACTCTGTATTAATAAGAAAGAGCCATAAGCTTGTAGAACTCCTATAGGTATAGCTGCATATCTAGTAATATTTTGTATTTTCCTTCTTCCATCTTCTCCCTCTTTTGATAATTGTTCTAACTGAGGGATTGCAATAGTTAATAATTGCATAATAATTGATGCATTAATATAAGGAACAACACCTAATGCAAATATACTAAATGTACTAAATGCACCTCCTGATATTAAGTCATAAAAGTTAATCAGATTTCCAGATTGACCTGCAAAATCTGCTAAACGACTTGTATCAATTCCAGGAACAGGAATATGATTTCCCATCCTGAAAATTGCAATTAAAAATAAAGTATATATCAGTCTTTTTCGCAATTCTGGAACTTTCCAAGCATTACGTAGGGTTGATAGCATTTTTATACCACCTCAACTTTTCCCCCAGCCGCTTCAATTTTTTCAGCTGCAGTTTTAGAGAACTTAGTAGCTTTTACTGTTAAGTTCTTTTCTAAATTTCCATTTCCTAAAACCTTAACTCCGTCCTTAATCTTGCTTATTACTCTTCTTTCAAGTAATAATTCTGGTGTCACAACTGTTCCATCTTCAAATATATTTAATCTGTTAATATTCACTTCAACATATTCTTTAGCAAATATATTGGTAAATCCTCTTTTAGGTAGTCTTCTGTATAGTGGCATCTGACCTCCTTCAAATCCTGGTCTAACTCCACCACCACTTCTTGAATTTTGTCCATTTTCACCTTTTCCGGCGTTTCTTCCAAATCCTGAACCTGTACCTCTACCTACTCTTTTAGGAGCTTTTCTGCTTCCCTCTGCTGGTTTTAATTCATGAAGTCTCATCTATCTTTACACCTCCTTGCTCTCTTAAACTTCTTCAACTTTCAAAAGA
It includes:
- a CDS encoding energy-coupling factor transporter ATPase encodes the protein MENTMIRCENLTYKYINSEDNSEKYAVNGVNLEVEKGEFLVVLGHNGSGKSTLAKHLNALLIPSEGKVYVDNMDTSDENNTWNIRSKAGMVFQNPDNQIVATIVEEDVAFGPENLGVEPSEIVKRVEESLKTVGMYDYRKHAPHLLSGGQKQRVAIAGILAMRPKCIVFDEPTAMLDPSGRKEVINTIKKLNKDFGITIVLITHYMEEAVEADRIAVMDEGKIIIKGTPREVFKNVELMKKIGLDVPQVTELAYELKKSGIDINTEILTIDEMVNKLCQLK
- the rplQ gene encoding 50S ribosomal protein L17, giving the protein MAVYRKLGRPTDQRRAMLRGLVTSFLKYGKIETTEARAKETKRLAEKMITLGKRGDLHARRQVLAFVTEEEVVRNLFDNIAPKYSERNGGYTRIYKVGPRRGDGAEVVILELV
- a CDS encoding DNA-directed RNA polymerase subunit alpha is translated as MLEIEKPKIECIEISEDESYGKFVVEPLERGYGITLGNALRRILISSLPGVAARYVKIDGVLHEFSTVPGVKEDVTELILNIKSLALKMTGEGPKTIYIDAKGPCEITAGDIKTDSDIEVVNKDLHIATLDDNARLYMEIIVGRGRGYVSQNKNKIEELPISSIPIDSIYTPVKRVNFTVDNTRVGQITDYDKLTLEIWTNGTIKIEEALSLSAKILIEHFKLFMTLTDHANDVEIMIEKEEDKKEKVLEMTIEELDLSVRSYNCLKRAGINTVQELAQRSIEDMMKVRNLGRKSLEEVERKLKDLGLGLRLNDE
- the rpsD gene encoding 30S ribosomal protein S4; translation: MARYTEATCRLCRREGMKLFLKGDRCYTDKCAFARRAYAPGQHGQSRKKVSNYGLQLREKQKAKRIYGVLEKQFRTYYEKADKQRGITGENLLRLLEMRLDNVAYKFGYGASRTEARQLVTHGHFLVNGSKVDIPSYQVSINDVVSICDKSKATEKFKIFAENPKTLPSWLTANPENFEGTVIAEPSRQDIDAPINETLIVELYSK
- the rpsK gene encoding 30S ribosomal protein S11, with the protein product MAAQKVKKTRRRKEKKNIEHGAAHIKSTFNNSIVTLTDTAGNALSWSSAGALGFRGSRKSTPYAAQMAAETAAKVAMEHGLKSVEVYVKGPGSGREAAIRSLQAAGIEVTLIKDVTPIPHNGCRPPKRRRV
- the rpsM gene encoding 30S ribosomal protein S13, coding for MARISGVDLPKEKRIEIGLTYIYGIGNSIAKKLLKETGINGDTRVRDLSEEEVNVIRDYVNKNLKVEGDLRREVALNIKRLVEIGCYRGIRHRKGLPVRGQKTKTNARTRKGPKRTIANRKK
- the rpmJ gene encoding 50S ribosomal protein L36: MKVRPSVKPICEKCKIIKRKGRVMVICENPKHKQKQG
- the infA gene encoding translation initiation factor IF-1, with amino-acid sequence MSKDDIIEMQGTVIDALPNAMFQVELESGHVILAHISGKLRMNFIRILPGDKVTLELSPYDLTRGRITWRAK
- a CDS encoding KOW domain-containing RNA-binding protein, encoding MNVLQDNDLIGKIAYSKAGRDKDKGYIIIGKIDDNYVLVADGKKKTINKPKRKRLKHLNLTCEVANEIKDSLLSDERDIDIKIKSFLILKAIVKEV
- the map gene encoding type I methionyl aminopeptidase — protein: MIIIKTHEEIEYMRQAGKVVGDTLLKLEEIVRPGITTAKIDEIAEEFITKQGAKPSFKGYGGFPASICTSINEEVVHGIPTNRVLNEGDIISIDCGAILNGYQGDAARTIPVGKVSSEIMKLIEVTKESFFKGVEKAVVGNRLTDISYAVQQHIETNKFSVVRDYVGHGIGRDLHEDPQVPNYGKPGKGPKLVSGMVLAIEPMVNIGGFKVITKPNGWTVVTVDGSLSAHYENTVAILNEGPEILTLTK
- a CDS encoding adenylate kinase translates to MKIVLLGPPGAGKGTQAKSISNRYSIPHISTGDIFRKNIAENTPLGIEAKKHIDKGHLVPDDLTIDIVKDRLKKEDCDKGYLLDGFPRTAMQAEALECFLNSRGEKLNTALLIDVPRGFILERMTGRRVCPACGASYHIKFNPPTIDGRCDICGTDIIQRKDDVESTVSERLDVYDKQTEPLINYYKSEGLLTIVDGTKAINVVFEEICNILGSNKNDNY
- the secY gene encoding preprotein translocase subunit SecY, which codes for MLSTLRNAWKVPELRKRLIYTLFLIAIFRMGNHIPVPGIDTSRLADFAGQSGNLINFYDLISGGAFSTFSIFALGVVPYINASIIMQLLTIAIPQLEQLSKEGEDGRRKIQNITRYAAIPIGVLQAYGSFLLIQSQNAIKDTSMMNVIMIILTLLAASTFLMWLGDMITVKGLGNGVSLIIFVNIISRFPNTIFKISSLKKGQYIGPVEIAVFVIVALALLLAVIGMSLAERRIPVQYAGKSVGNKVFKGQSSHIPISITSSAVIAIIFAMSVMQFPFTIGQFWPLSWFNKVIVNGRFSPFKNNSIMYIIFYAVLTIFFTWFYTQVTMKPEEMAENMSKSAGFIPGVRPGNATARYLERILDRISIIGGIFAAVIALFPIILENYTSFKEISFGGTMLLIMVGVSLDTLRQMESQLVMRHYQGFLK
- the rplO gene encoding 50S ribosomal protein L15, with product MRLHELKPAEGSRKAPKRVGRGTGSGFGRNAGKGENGQNSRSGGGVRPGFEGGQMPLYRRLPKRGFTNIFAKEYVEVNINRLNIFEDGTVVTPELLLERRVISKIKDGVKVLGNGNLEKNLTVKATKFSKTAAEKIEAAGGKVEVV